Proteins from one Pyrobaculum neutrophilum V24Sta genomic window:
- a CDS encoding acetyl ornithine aminotransferase family protein, producing the protein MPKWHWPIDPDAVPRILVEPPGPRALEVVRRDGEVIMQSFSRWYPLVVARGYGPVVEDVDGNLYIDYNAGIAVANVGHAHPKVVEAIKRQAELFLHYSLTDFYYEVAVKLAERLIAIAPISGRKKVFFTNSGTESIEGVLKIARGYFKGQRPYVIAFLGAFHGRTYGSMSLTASKPVHRRHFSPMVPNVIHAPFPHPVHCPFKAETPEECGEYALAFLEDWIFRRLVDPSEVALVLMEPVQGEGGYVVPPRNFVQGLRKMTYEHGILFAVDEVQTGFGRTGRWFAVEHFGVEPDLIATAKAIAAGLPLGAIIGRAEVMSLPRGAHANTFGGNPVAAAAALASLEVIEEEGLLNHAETLGEELKKLFRDEVGHRHDVRGLGLMIGIELLEGKKPAKYLEDVLLKAFKRGVAVIGAGLSTVRIAPPLVIPRDMAFKAAEIILDVLRGH; encoded by the coding sequence ATGCCGAAGTGGCACTGGCCTATAGATCCGGACGCGGTGCCGAGGATCTTGGTGGAGCCCCCTGGGCCGAGGGCGCTTGAGGTCGTGAGGCGCGATGGCGAGGTGATAATGCAGTCGTTCTCGCGGTGGTACCCCCTGGTGGTTGCCAGGGGCTACGGCCCCGTTGTTGAAGACGTAGACGGCAACTTGTACATAGACTACAACGCGGGCATCGCTGTGGCCAACGTAGGCCACGCCCACCCGAAGGTGGTAGAGGCTATAAAGAGGCAGGCGGAGCTCTTCCTCCACTACTCTCTAACCGACTTCTACTACGAGGTGGCGGTTAAGCTGGCGGAGAGGCTGATCGCCATAGCGCCTATCTCCGGGAGGAAGAAGGTCTTTTTCACAAACAGCGGGACTGAGTCTATAGAGGGGGTTCTAAAGATCGCGCGTGGCTATTTCAAAGGGCAGAGGCCGTACGTCATCGCCTTCCTAGGCGCCTTCCACGGCAGAACCTACGGCTCCATGAGCTTAACCGCCTCCAAGCCGGTGCACAGGAGGCACTTCTCGCCCATGGTCCCCAACGTCATACACGCGCCATTCCCGCACCCCGTCCACTGCCCCTTCAAGGCAGAAACCCCCGAGGAGTGCGGCGAATACGCCCTAGCCTTCCTGGAGGACTGGATCTTCAGGCGGCTTGTGGACCCCTCCGAGGTGGCCTTGGTTCTGATGGAGCCAGTCCAGGGCGAGGGGGGCTACGTGGTTCCCCCCAGAAACTTCGTCCAGGGCCTTAGAAAGATGACGTATGAACACGGCATTCTCTTCGCCGTCGACGAAGTCCAGACGGGCTTCGGCAGAACCGGCAGGTGGTTCGCCGTTGAGCACTTCGGCGTTGAGCCGGACCTCATAGCAACGGCCAAGGCCATAGCGGCCGGCCTCCCCCTCGGCGCAATAATCGGCAGGGCGGAGGTCATGTCTCTCCCACGGGGCGCCCACGCCAACACCTTCGGCGGAAACCCCGTGGCGGCCGCCGCGGCGCTCGCGTCGCTGGAGGTCATAGAGGAGGAGGGCTTGTTAAACCACGCGGAGACCCTCGGCGAGGAGTTGAAAAAGCTGTTTAGAGACGAGGTGGGCCATAGACACGACGTCAGAGGCCTAGGCTTGATGATAGGCATAGAGCTACTAGAGGGGAAAAAACCGGCGAAGTACTTGGAGGACGTCCTACTGAAGGCGTTTAAACGCGGCGTCGCGGTGATTGGGGCCGGGCTGTCCACGGTCAGGATAGCCCCGCCGCTGGTTATCCCGCGCGATATGGCTTTCAAAGCCGCCGAAATAATCCTCGACGTTTTAAGAGGCCACTAG
- the sufC gene encoding Fe-S cluster assembly ATPase SufC, with amino-acid sequence MARLEVRELRVAVGGREVLKGVNLAVSSGEVAVLMGPNGSGKSTLFQTIAGNPKYEVLGGDILLDGESIRDLPPEDRFARGVFVGFQSPVAVPEVRFAFMLQAMLNIRAGKKLTDPNPQALAQAQKIAAELGLRPDVFSRGIGAGFSGGEFKRAEVLQALLLKPKIVVLDEPDSGLDIDGIAAVGKAIMELSASGSGVLLSTHYARVLRFIKPTRVYVMAEGRVILEGDEGVIKRIEEVGYQNYFKEIQKELAL; translated from the coding sequence ATGGCTAGGCTTGAGGTAAGAGAGCTCAGGGTGGCCGTAGGCGGAAGAGAGGTTCTAAAAGGCGTAAACCTTGCCGTATCCAGCGGCGAGGTAGCCGTCCTCATGGGGCCCAACGGAAGCGGCAAATCCACCCTCTTCCAGACGATAGCCGGCAACCCCAAGTACGAGGTCCTCGGAGGCGACATCCTGCTAGACGGCGAGTCGATAAGGGATCTGCCTCCGGAGGACCGCTTCGCGAGGGGGGTATTCGTGGGCTTCCAGTCGCCAGTCGCGGTCCCAGAGGTTAGGTTCGCCTTCATGCTCCAAGCGATGTTGAACATAAGGGCGGGCAAAAAGCTGACAGACCCCAACCCACAGGCGCTGGCGCAGGCCCAGAAGATAGCAGCTGAGCTAGGCCTTAGGCCGGACGTCTTCAGCAGGGGCATCGGAGCCGGCTTCAGCGGAGGCGAGTTCAAAAGGGCCGAGGTCCTCCAAGCGCTGCTCCTCAAGCCAAAGATAGTCGTCCTAGATGAGCCAGACAGCGGCCTCGACATCGACGGCATCGCCGCCGTGGGCAAAGCCATAATGGAGCTAAGCGCCTCGGGCAGCGGAGTGCTCCTCTCGACGCACTACGCAAGAGTCCTCAGATTCATCAAGCCCACCAGGGTATACGTCATGGCGGAGGGTAGAGTAATACTAGAGGGGGACGAGGGGGTGATAAAGAGGATAGAGGAGGTGGGCTACCAGAACTACTTCAAGGAGATACAGAAAGAACTCGCGCTGTAG
- the nucS gene encoding endonuclease NucS — MQNPSAEEAARVVNSGRRRGLAAVVGICEVVYSGRAAAALKPGRRLVIVKRDGTLLVHEAEKAQPKIWNPPGSSTAAYVEGGRLVIKSVRSRPFESVRVYFSTLDFVAAFDVGASELELVGSERDVVEALVKAPWLIEEGLEVLGVEVPTDVGHIDILARDREGRYVVVEVKRDVATHDAVFQLARYVELYRKRGERARGILVASDITAAALEYLRRYGLEFVKVHPRELMALIDKKVS; from the coding sequence ATGCAAAACCCGTCCGCCGAAGAGGCGGCCCGCGTGGTGAACTCGGGACGGAGGAGAGGTCTCGCGGCGGTGGTGGGCATCTGCGAGGTGGTATACAGCGGTAGGGCGGCCGCCGCGCTTAAGCCAGGTCGCCGCCTCGTCATAGTGAAGAGAGACGGCACCCTCCTCGTCCACGAGGCCGAGAAGGCCCAACCGAAGATCTGGAACCCGCCCGGCTCTTCGACAGCCGCCTACGTCGAAGGCGGCAGGCTGGTGATAAAGAGCGTGAGGTCCCGGCCCTTCGAGAGCGTCAGGGTGTACTTCTCAACCCTGGATTTCGTGGCGGCGTTTGACGTCGGGGCGTCTGAGCTGGAGCTCGTTGGGAGCGAGAGAGACGTCGTCGAGGCCCTGGTTAAGGCGCCTTGGCTGATTGAGGAGGGCTTGGAGGTTTTGGGGGTAGAGGTGCCCACCGACGTGGGCCACATCGACATCTTGGCTAGGGATAGGGAGGGGAGGTACGTGGTTGTGGAAGTGAAGAGGGACGTGGCTACACACGACGCCGTTTTCCAGCTGGCCAGGTATGTAGAGCTGTATAGAAAAAGAGGCGAGAGGGCAAGAGGGATACTTGTAGCGAGCGACATCACCGCGGCGGCGCTTGAATATCTTAGAAGATATGGCCTAGAATTTGTAAAGGTGCACCCAAGGGAGTTGATGGCTCTAATAGATAAAAAGGTGTCATAA
- the sufB gene encoding Fe-S cluster assembly protein SufB, whose product MQELESLRSTISHVESVEELLGVERQFNYQVELKGRITRDMIEEISRLKGEPDWMRRLRLRMLELFEKLPTPRWVRAVEEIDLEALVHYAKPQTEAVSSWDQVPKEIREYYEKLGLPEIEAKALLGLGAQFDSEIIYFNLKKKLQELGVVMLPMEEAVKRYPELVQRYFMRVFPPEHKFAALHGALWSGGVFIYVPPGVRIEQPLETFFFIGQSMESQMEHSIVVADKGAYVHWIEGCSAPRLLKYSFHNGMVEGYAHEGATLKITTVQNWSRNVVNFNNKRAVAEAGAKVHWVEGSIGSKTTYTFPSTVLKGEGASTEIVGITAAKGPYWKENGAKVWHLAPRTSSRVVNKSISAEGGVAVYRGVVHVQRGAKYARSHVQCDSLVLDKKSATLTVPHDQVFEETAVVTHEATASTISEEKIMYLRARGFTEDDAKASIVLGFVGDILKDLPFEYAVVLSRVIELEFGRLSKVG is encoded by the coding sequence ATGCAAGAGCTTGAGTCTCTGCGGTCCACGATAAGCCACGTCGAGTCCGTGGAGGAGTTGCTCGGCGTGGAGAGGCAGTTCAACTACCAGGTGGAGCTGAAGGGCCGCATCACCAGAGATATGATAGAGGAAATTAGCCGCCTCAAGGGGGAGCCGGACTGGATGAGGAGGCTCAGGCTGAGGATGCTTGAGCTGTTTGAGAAACTGCCCACGCCGAGGTGGGTGAGGGCGGTGGAGGAGATAGACCTGGAGGCTCTCGTCCACTACGCGAAACCCCAGACCGAGGCTGTGTCGAGCTGGGACCAAGTGCCCAAGGAGATTAGGGAGTACTACGAGAAGCTTGGCCTCCCCGAGATCGAGGCCAAGGCGCTTCTCGGGCTAGGTGCGCAGTTCGACAGCGAGATAATATACTTCAACCTAAAGAAGAAGTTGCAGGAGCTCGGCGTGGTGATGTTGCCCATGGAGGAGGCCGTCAAAAGGTATCCGGAGCTTGTCCAGAGGTACTTCATGAGGGTGTTCCCCCCCGAGCACAAGTTCGCCGCTTTACACGGCGCTCTCTGGTCGGGAGGGGTCTTCATATACGTGCCCCCAGGCGTGAGGATAGAGCAGCCTCTGGAGACGTTCTTCTTCATCGGACAGTCCATGGAGAGCCAGATGGAGCACTCCATCGTGGTGGCGGACAAGGGGGCCTACGTCCACTGGATCGAGGGCTGCTCGGCGCCCCGCCTCCTGAAGTACTCCTTCCACAACGGCATGGTGGAGGGGTACGCCCACGAGGGGGCTACCCTTAAGATAACCACGGTGCAGAACTGGTCGCGTAACGTGGTAAACTTCAACAACAAGAGGGCTGTGGCGGAGGCCGGCGCCAAGGTGCACTGGGTAGAGGGCTCGATAGGGAGCAAGACCACATACACCTTCCCCTCCACTGTGCTCAAGGGGGAGGGGGCCTCCACGGAGATCGTGGGGATTACCGCGGCGAAGGGGCCGTACTGGAAAGAAAACGGGGCTAAGGTGTGGCATCTGGCGCCCCGCACCAGTAGCAGAGTTGTAAACAAGAGCATCTCCGCCGAGGGGGGCGTCGCCGTGTATAGAGGCGTTGTACACGTCCAGAGGGGGGCGAAATACGCCAGATCCCACGTCCAGTGCGACTCCCTGGTGCTCGACAAGAAGTCGGCCACGCTGACTGTGCCCCACGACCAAGTGTTCGAGGAGACGGCGGTGGTGACGCACGAGGCGACGGCCTCCACGATCTCCGAGGAGAAGATCATGTACCTCCGGGCCAGAGGCTTCACGGAGGACGACGCCAAGGCCTCCATAGTTCTAGGCTTCGTGGGAGACATACTGAAGGACCTACCCTTTGAATACGCGGTTGTGCTGAGCAGAGTAATAGAGCTGGAGTTCG